ATCGCCTCGCCGGAGCCGACGGCGATCGTCTTGACCTTGATCGGGAATCGGGCCTCGAAGGCGGGAATGAGGACGTCCAGGAGACCCGAGTCCTGGGTGCTGGTCGTGGTGGCGAGGATCAGCGAGTCCGCCGCGTGGGAGGCCGGGAGCAGCAGGAGAGCCGCGAGAACCGAGATCGCGATCGGGCGCATCGTCATGAGCCCTCCTCGGGACGGAATCGAGTCGAGGACTCGGGAGATCAGCCGCCGCCGATCAGGTGGACCACCTCGACGACGTCCCCGTCCTCGAGAAGCGTCGCGGACTGCTCGCCCTTCTTGACGAGACGCTTGTTCACGAGGACGATCTTGAGCGGGAACGAGAAGGTCTTCTCTTCGAGTAGCGCCGCGACCGTGAGCCCTTCTCGCCACGGATGCGGCTCGCCGTTGACCGTGAGCGTCATGGCTATTCCGT
Above is a window of Terriglobia bacterium DNA encoding:
- the thiS gene encoding sulfur carrier protein ThiS, producing the protein MTLTVNGEPHPWREGLTVAALLEEKTFSFPLKIVLVNKRLVKKGEQSATLLEDGDVVEVVHLIGGG